A window of the Cannabis sativa cultivar Pink pepper isolate KNU-18-1 chromosome X, ASM2916894v1, whole genome shotgun sequence genome harbors these coding sequences:
- the LOC115714431 gene encoding cytochrome P450 81Q32: protein MDAPFYYYLFLFISLYFLKFYLLQKNKGLPPSPAFSLPIIGHLYLLKKPLHRTLAKLSHQYGPVIHIQFGSRPVVLISSPSAAEECFTKNDVTFSNRPTLLAGKHLGYNYSTLTWASYGPHWRNLRRIASIELLSSNRLNMFSGVRLSETRSSVRQLFRGCQDDKFQNIEMKSTFFELTLNIVMRMIAGKRYYGENAAEVEGSQFKEIVTETFRLSGATNIGDFVPVLNYFGLSGLDTKLVSLQSKRDKFMQDLIEHHRKTNTNSGSEERTMIDVLLSLQETEPGYYTDEFIRGMLLVMLSAGTDTSAGTMEWAMSLLLNNPEALLKAHAEIEANIGQNRLIEESDLLKLPYLRGVIYETLRLCPADPLLVPHESSEECTVGGFRVLRGTMLLVNMWAIQHDPKIWDEPEKFKPERFQVEGVDGFHFKFLPFGAGRRGCPGESLAMRVVGLAVGSFIQCFQWERSGEELVDMTEGAGLTMPKAQPLFAKYRPRPTMMGLLFKL from the exons ATGGATGCACCATTCTACTACTACCTTTTCCTGTTCATTTCTCTTTATTTCCTAAAATTTTATTTGCTTCAGAAGAACAAGGGACTCCCACCAAGCCCTGCTTTTTCCTTACCGATTATAGGTCACCTCTACCTTTTAAAGAAACCTCTCCACCGAACACTTGCCAAGTTAAGCCACCAATACGGTCCCGTTATACACATCCAGTTCGGTTCCCGTCCCGTCGTGCTCATATCTTCCCCTTCAGCCGCAGAGGAATGCTTCACCAAAAACGACGTCACTTTCTCTAACCGTCCTACTTTGTTGGCAGGAAAACACCTCGGCTATAACTATTCTACACTGACCTGGGCCTCTTATGGTCCCCACTGGCGAAACTTGAGGCGCATAGCTTCCATCGAGTTATTGTCGTCGAACAGACTCAACATGTTTAGTGGGGTGCGCTTATCTGAGACAAGGTCGTCGGTTCGCCAACTCTTTCGAGGCTGTCAAGACGATAAATTTCAGAACATTGAAATGAAGTCAACATTTTTCGAGTTGACTCTTAATATTGTTATGAGAATGATTGCAGGAAAGAGATACTACGGGGAGAATGCAGCCGAAGTGGAAGGGAGTCAGTTCAAAGAAATTGTGACCGAGACGTTTCGCTTGAGCGGGGCCACTAACATTGGAGACTTTGTTCCTGTTTTGAACTATTTTGGATTAAGCGGACTGGATACGAAGTTGGTGTCGTTACAGAGTAAGAGGGATAAGTTCATGCAGGATTTGATTGAACATCATAGAAAAACAAATACAAATTCTGGTTCTGAAGAGAGAACCATGATTGATGTTTTATTATCACTACAAGAAACTGAACCCGGATATTACACTGACGAGTTCATAAGAGGCATGCTGCTA GTAATGCTATCGGCAGGTACAGATACTTCTGCCGGAACCATGGAATGGGCAATGAGCCTCTTGCTCAACAACCCAGAGGCCCTTCTCAAAGCCCATGCCGAAATTGAGGCGAATATCGGTCAAAACAGGTTGATAGAAGAGTCGGATCTTCTCAAACTTCCGTACCTCCGGGGCGTTATATATGAGACCCTTCGACTATGCCCAGCTGATCCACTTTTGGTTCCGCACGAGTCCTCGGAGGAGTGCACCGTTGGGGGATTTCGCGTCCTACGTGGCACGATGCTGTTGGTGAACATGTGGGCCATACAACATGACCCCAAAATTTGGGACGAGCCAGAAAAGTTTAAGCCGGAGAGATTCCAAGTTGAGGGAGTGGACGGGtttcatttcaaatttctgCCATTTGGAGCGGGAAGGAGGGGTTGTCCCGGCGAGAGCTTGGCGATGCGTGTAGTTGGTTTGGCAGTAGGATCGTTTATTCAGTGCTTTCAGTGGGAGAGAAGTGGCGAGGAGTTGGTTGATATGACTGAAGGAGCTGGGCTCACAATGCCTAAAGCGCAACCCTTATTCGCAAAGTACAGACCGCGCCCAACTATGATGGGCCTTCTTTTCAAGCTCTAG